The genomic stretch GCTAACACTATAGATGAAATCCCGTCCAGCATGGATTTAGCATAGAGAATATCATGCACTCCCTTGAGACCGCTTTCTAAAGCACCCATGATGGCCATCGCCCCTACGCAAAACATGAGGCTTGAGGAAACAAACCCTTTAGTAAAATTACCTCCATTCCCGCCTTTGGAGAATTTACCTTCAAGCCACATTCCAAGGTGCTGCAGCCTGAGTTCAATATCTATCCATTCTCCGATGATTCCACCCATGACTAAACTTGCAATAACCACTAAGGGATTTTGGGTTTCTAAAGCCATGCTCATGCCGATAAGTATTACTGCTAAACCAATCCCTTGGGTTACTGTCCTCTTAATCTTCTCCGGCAAAGCCTTCCCAAAGAGAATTCCCACTATAGAACCAAAAATAATTGCTAATGAGTTCACAATAGTTCCGAGCACAATCTATCACCCTTACTGCTTTCTTCCGCAATGTTCCATGTGGAACATTTTTATTTTCTATAGCTCTAGCAGCTTACCGCAACCACTAGTCCCTGTATATATTTTACATTTGTCATTAATTTGTACTCTGACTCCGATATCTTTAAGAATATCATGATGTAAAACGTATTTAGAATCCCATACTGAGCGCTATTATCACTATTTTCGTCTGCAGAGCAGAAAACAGCATTAAGCTTGATATAACAAATGTTCCACGTGGAACATCTCAGCAAAATAGAAACAATATTAGGATTATAGCCTAAGGTCGTATAAAATTCAATCATTGAACTTCAAGGGTATCTATTCAAGCATTTTGCTCCATTGGATTCCGAAGATACAATTTCAATTTTCAAACACGACTTTGCCAGTGTTACGAGGTCACTGCCTCCCCACATATGGAAACTACCGAAGCCCTATTAATCTTGATAATAAACAAAACTTGGCTGGCGCCAAGTTCTCGGGCGACGACTGCCGCCCTAGTTGCGTTATACTACCGACTTTGAATAAGCATATTCTTTCTGATGCGCATAATAAAATGTTCCACGTGGAACATTCTTAATCAACTCGAATGTCCCACATCTCTAATAGTCGATTAAACTCTTCCTCAGAAAAGTACTCAATCTCGATTTTTCCTCGCTCTGGCTTTCCCTTCAATTTAACTTTAGTCTGAAATGATGATCTCAATTTATCTTCAATCTGATTAAAAATAGGCGGGACTTTCTTTGGTGCTTTAGGCGCCTCCAATTGATCTGTATACTTTAGGATTAAGTTTTCCAATTCCCGAACTGGTAAGCTGTCTTTCGCTGCTTTTTGTCCCAATAAAACTTGGAGCGATGTATCTTTGAGTCCTAATAACACTTTTGCATGGCCAAGACTTAATTTATTCTCTTGAATTAATCTGAGGAGTGGCTCTGGTAATTGGATGACACGGAGCAGATTTGCGATGGTCGGTCGTCCTTTTCCTACACGTCCAGCCACTTGCTCTTGGGTTAATCCATATTCATGAATAAGTCGAGCATAGGCCATTCCTTCTTCCACGGGGGAAAGATCAGATCGCTGAATGTTTTCAATTAAGGCCTTTTCTGCAAGTTCCTGTTCGCTTCCCGATTGAATAAGGCAA from Desulfitobacterium dichloroeliminans LMG P-21439 encodes the following:
- a CDS encoding DUF554 domain-containing protein — protein: MLGTIVNSLAIIFGSIVGILFGKALPEKIKRTVTQGIGLAVILIGMSMALETQNPLVVIASLVMGGIIGEWIDIELRLQHLGMWLEGKFSKGGNGGNFTKGFVSSSLMFCVGAMAIMGALESGLKGVHDILYAKSMLDGISSIVLASSMGIGVLVSAIPVFLYQGGITVSATLLQGVLSEPVIAEMSATGGLLIVGIGVNLLEIKEIKVGNLLPGIFVAIPLTMFFAQVM
- a CDS encoding ParB/RepB/Spo0J family partition protein, which codes for MSKKALGRGLEALIGAEPMEDESSIREIGLEKIKPNPEQPRKGFDQESLEELAASLKVHGLLQPILVQAKDDEYIIIAGERRFRAAKLAGLIKIPCLIQSGSEQELAEKALIENIQRSDLSPVEEGMAYARLIHEYGLTQEQVAGRVGKGRPTIANLLRVIQLPEPLLRLIQENKLSLGHAKVLLGLKDTSLQVLLGQKAAKDSLPVRELENLILKYTDQLEAPKAPKKVPPIFNQIEDKLRSSFQTKVKLKGKPERGKIEIEYFSEEEFNRLLEMWDIRVD